From Spirosoma aerolatum, one genomic window encodes:
- a CDS encoding Y-family DNA polymerase, producing MYALVDANSFYCSVERSFNPALEGRPVIVLSNRDGNVIARNAEAKALGVKMAGYFFEMKELVAQHNIAVFSSNYPLYGDISARLMSCLAKFVEDVEVYSIDEAFLLVDDSYNQYYPSYQGLGETIRAKIRQWLRLPVSIGFGPTKTLSKIANRLAKQNPDYQGVCVLDTPEKINDVLETFPVEDIWGVGRQSAGKLKKFDIRTAAQLRDVPDDWIRQQMTVNGVRLVYELRGKPCKLLEVNQPARKSICTEPGFGQVTPSFEQVQDALTFHLSRICEKLRKQGSLAGCLIVYLRTDPNRKTPGNGLPSKQFSNSRTVRLPHPTSSTAELLQYASAALKEIFAFGYHYLRVGIMLTDLVPADYRQKGLFVEGPNEKSLKLAKVVDKLNYRYGKDTLRLASQMRDPEWPMKPKYLSPRYTTHWQDILVVK from the coding sequence ATGTACGCCCTCGTTGATGCCAACTCGTTTTACTGTTCGGTCGAACGCAGCTTTAACCCCGCTCTGGAGGGTAGACCGGTTATCGTTTTATCTAACCGAGATGGCAATGTGATTGCCCGGAATGCCGAAGCGAAAGCGCTAGGCGTCAAAATGGCCGGATATTTCTTTGAAATGAAGGAGCTGGTAGCCCAGCATAACATCGCGGTATTCAGTAGTAATTACCCGCTCTATGGCGATATATCCGCCCGATTGATGAGCTGCCTGGCTAAGTTTGTCGAGGACGTAGAAGTCTATTCGATTGATGAAGCGTTCCTGCTCGTCGATGATAGTTACAACCAGTACTACCCGTCATATCAGGGACTGGGCGAAACGATTCGGGCCAAGATCAGGCAATGGCTCCGCCTGCCGGTGAGTATTGGATTTGGTCCTACAAAGACACTATCGAAAATAGCTAATAGGCTAGCCAAGCAGAATCCAGACTATCAGGGAGTCTGTGTGCTGGATACACCCGAGAAGATCAATGATGTTCTGGAGACGTTTCCTGTTGAGGATATATGGGGAGTCGGTCGTCAATCAGCCGGAAAACTGAAGAAGTTCGACATTCGTACAGCGGCACAACTGCGGGATGTACCGGATGACTGGATACGCCAGCAGATGACGGTGAATGGCGTTCGTTTAGTGTATGAACTGCGAGGCAAGCCCTGTAAACTACTGGAAGTAAACCAGCCTGCCCGGAAGTCGATATGCACAGAGCCTGGTTTTGGCCAGGTGACACCCAGCTTTGAGCAGGTTCAAGATGCGTTGACGTTTCACCTGTCGAGAATCTGCGAAAAGCTGCGTAAACAGGGTTCATTAGCTGGCTGTCTGATCGTTTACCTACGTACTGATCCTAACCGCAAAACACCAGGAAACGGGCTACCCAGTAAACAGTTTAGTAACTCCCGTACGGTACGTTTACCCCATCCGACTAGTTCAACCGCCGAATTGTTACAATATGCATCTGCCGCCCTGAAAGAAATCTTCGCCTTTGGCTATCACTATCTGAGGGTAGGCATCATGCTGACTGACTTAGTGCCTGCGGATTACCGGCAGAAGGGATTGTTTGTGGAAGGACCTAATGAAAAATCGTTAAAGCTGGCTAAGGTAGTCGATAAACTGAACTACCGTTACGGGAAGGATACGCTCAGGCTAGCCTCCCAGATGCGCGATCCTGAATGGCCCATGAAGCCGAAGTATTTATCACCCCGCTACACCACTCACTGGCAGGATATTTTAGTCGTCAAATAA
- a CDS encoding Ig-like domain-containing protein — protein MLLLLCGTSQAQQLNVTSVTPTTVCANSSITVSYSYTASDVGTLYLVLSGPDVIIGAASVGGGNGSIQGLIPSNRTAGTYTVRLIRQLANASVINSTNNLSLVINDRPAAPGVSNVAYCVGTTGIQPLTATGQNLTWYPAASGGGGTTTAPTPPTWTTGTTNYYVSQTNGNGCEGPRAALQVTITPPPAKPTVVTSLFYCQNTSALSLAEAVTSGSNLKWYTSALGGTGSAVAPTPSTSDVGSATYYVSQTNYSNQTDGSGCESDRAEITVTIKAAPAAPSATTPMVYCQDAVASPLSATGVSGSSLNWYGPSNNSLGTTVPTPPTTIPGTTFYSVTQTISGCEGPRTTIQLTINSRPVAPTTTPVSVCQNTTPVSLATGITSGSNLKWYTGNTGGTGSTVAPSPATNTIGQTPYYVSQVDGNGCESDRAVLTFIVNGYPAAPMVNPSSLTYCQNTTAASLTAIASTNATLNFYVQPTGGTRFASLIPSTTNSNTYYVSQTLNGCEGPRSTINVQINALPPRPTVTASASYCQSAESLPLSATASINNGLVWYGANVTGGTASTIASSPSTTNAGASFYYVSQKDPLGCESERASIQVIIYAKPAAPTITPISLCLNTPAVSLTTAVTSGSNLKWYSAPIAGMLYGSTPVLSTSAVGSTTYYVSQTNNGCESDRSAVSVTINSLPTVSISSSTTILTCTNQPLSLSAQGEGLVRWSTQETSPSIQVSTSGQYSVTLTDNNSCSAVATTSISSNTALSVSAVSTLSLMNVGAIASLTASGATSYLWIAPSTAPLTTLANASAVSASLTTAGVQTFTVVGTTGVCSQTQFVSVTAVAGPDLSAILSLPNGNFSIGESKGLLVQLQEVNGAVSSGAIVITISVPTGYSVSFDNTLTSLNVSGGSNNPVTIQNNKWHVSNTIAGQQLSLAINGGESIGANTTLKLGLTITRTTANGGSTSNITINVANDGGGIYDVNRLNNIYARIINGL, from the coding sequence ATGCTATTGCTACTCTGTGGTACTAGCCAGGCGCAGCAACTTAACGTTACTTCTGTTACACCTACCACCGTCTGCGCCAACTCGTCCATCACCGTCTCTTATTCGTATACAGCTAGCGATGTGGGTACTCTGTACTTAGTCCTCAGTGGACCTGATGTAATTATAGGTGCCGCATCAGTTGGTGGCGGCAATGGGAGCATACAAGGGCTTATTCCCTCTAATCGCACGGCAGGTACGTACACCGTCAGGCTGATTCGCCAATTGGCTAACGCCAGCGTAATCAATAGCACAAACAATCTTAGTTTAGTCATTAATGACCGGCCAGCTGCTCCGGGGGTATCGAATGTGGCTTACTGTGTGGGGACTACGGGTATCCAACCCCTAACGGCTACTGGCCAGAACCTGACCTGGTATCCGGCTGCTTCGGGTGGTGGAGGAACTACAACCGCCCCTACACCGCCTACCTGGACCACGGGCACCACTAACTATTACGTTAGTCAAACGAATGGCAATGGCTGTGAAGGTCCACGGGCTGCGTTGCAGGTTACGATCACCCCCCCACCCGCCAAGCCTACAGTGGTTACTTCATTGTTCTATTGCCAGAATACGAGTGCTCTCTCCCTGGCGGAAGCCGTCACGTCGGGCAGTAACCTGAAATGGTACACCTCAGCCCTGGGGGGAACTGGTTCGGCGGTAGCACCCACGCCCTCCACTTCGGATGTGGGGTCAGCAACCTACTACGTGAGCCAGACGAATTACAGTAATCAGACTGATGGGAGTGGGTGTGAGAGCGATCGGGCCGAAATTACAGTGACCATCAAAGCGGCACCTGCGGCCCCCTCAGCAACCACCCCGATGGTCTATTGTCAGGATGCGGTGGCTAGTCCCCTGTCGGCTACGGGCGTTTCGGGTAGTAGCCTAAACTGGTATGGCCCATCCAATAATTCATTGGGCACTACGGTGCCTACTCCGCCCACAACCATTCCCGGCACTACCTTTTACTCAGTGACTCAGACGATCAGTGGCTGCGAAGGCCCCAGGACAACGATTCAACTGACCATCAACAGCCGCCCTGTGGCTCCGACAACAACACCGGTTAGCGTTTGTCAGAATACAACACCCGTTTCCTTAGCGACGGGCATTACGTCAGGTTCTAACCTGAAATGGTACACGGGTAACACGGGTGGGACAGGTTCAACGGTGGCACCATCGCCCGCGACCAATACGATAGGCCAGACTCCGTATTATGTAAGCCAGGTTGACGGCAATGGTTGTGAGAGCGATCGGGCAGTACTTACGTTCATTGTCAATGGGTATCCGGCTGCACCGATGGTCAACCCTAGTTCACTGACCTACTGCCAGAATACAACGGCCGCTTCGCTGACGGCTATCGCCAGTACGAACGCCACTCTGAACTTTTATGTTCAGCCTACCGGGGGAACACGCTTTGCTTCGTTAATACCCTCCACGACAAATAGTAATACGTATTATGTCAGTCAGACCCTGAATGGATGTGAAGGCCCCAGATCGACCATCAATGTGCAGATTAATGCGCTTCCCCCAAGGCCTACGGTTACCGCTTCCGCCAGCTATTGTCAATCCGCTGAATCGCTGCCACTGAGTGCCACAGCCTCTATTAATAATGGCTTGGTCTGGTACGGGGCCAATGTTACAGGCGGAACGGCTTCGACGATCGCTTCGTCTCCCTCAACGACCAATGCTGGCGCTTCCTTCTATTATGTGAGCCAGAAAGATCCCCTTGGCTGCGAAAGTGAGCGGGCATCGATCCAGGTGATAATCTATGCAAAGCCAGCGGCTCCCACTATTACGCCAATTTCGCTTTGTCTGAATACCCCTGCTGTTTCACTAACAACGGCTGTTACATCCGGTAGTAATCTAAAGTGGTACAGTGCACCAATCGCTGGCATGCTGTACGGGAGTACACCGGTGTTATCGACTTCAGCCGTGGGCTCAACCACCTATTACGTTAGTCAAACCAATAATGGCTGCGAGAGTGATCGCAGTGCCGTCTCCGTTACCATTAACTCACTGCCAACAGTAAGCATCAGTTCCTCGACTACTATACTGACTTGCACCAATCAACCGCTCTCACTCTCGGCGCAAGGAGAGGGGCTGGTACGCTGGAGCACGCAGGAAACGAGCCCAAGTATCCAGGTGAGTACAAGCGGTCAATATTCGGTGACCTTAACCGACAACAATAGTTGTTCCGCCGTCGCCACTACGTCCATTTCCAGTAACACCGCCCTATCGGTTTCTGCGGTTTCTACGCTATCCCTGATGAACGTGGGTGCCATTGCCAGCCTGACCGCGTCGGGCGCTACTTCTTATCTCTGGATTGCGCCAAGCACGGCACCACTGACCACACTGGCCAACGCTTCGGCTGTTTCGGCCAGTCTAACCACTGCTGGGGTGCAGACGTTTACCGTAGTAGGAACCACCGGCGTTTGTAGCCAGACCCAGTTTGTCAGTGTGACGGCTGTCGCTGGGCCTGACCTATCCGCCATCCTTAGTCTGCCCAATGGTAACTTCTCGATTGGGGAGAGTAAAGGCCTGCTGGTACAGTTGCAGGAAGTCAACGGAGCGGTTTCCAGTGGGGCTATTGTCATTACCATTAGCGTCCCTACTGGCTACAGCGTTAGTTTCGACAATACCTTAACCAGCCTCAATGTATCGGGCGGAAGTAATAATCCAGTGACTATACAGAACAACAAGTGGCATGTGAGTAACACGATAGCCGGTCAGCAGTTGAGTCTGGCGATCAATGGGGGTGAGTCAATCGGGGCCAATACGACACTGAAGCTGGGCTTGACCATCACTCGGACCACCGCCAATGGGGGGAGTACCTCCAATATCACCATCAATGTAGCCAATGATGGAGGAGGCATCTATGATGTGAATCGGCTTAATAATATCTATGCCCGAATCATCAATGGCTTATAG
- a CDS encoding IPT/TIG domain-containing protein gives MDHGSTSGGESLTLTGTNFGTSSGRINFGSQAASILKWSDTLVVCKVPVGQGTAIPIAVETSGKAISNTLLFSYDAPSLSTISSVSGLTTGGTSVTLTGTNFGLSAQVNFGNIPATLVNQSHTQLVVMIPPSQIGQQPVVVSVDRQMSNPLNFTYIAPPPPVLTALKPNHGPTAGGTVVTITGLRMGSQMGSVTMGSSTMTVKSWSDTLVKGILPAGQGINQSVVVTRSDWQASSSLSFNYDVPEIANISPAHGPTSGGTSLTLTGSNFGMSGIVTIDGVEAPVVSGQYSHSSVVVSLPTGQGTNLSVSILVGGQTSSKSVTFSYDAPMLNRLSPASGLATGGTSVTLTGTSFGQDAQVSFGNSSATVISRSHTQLVVINPPGQSGAQLVVVTVGGQTSNLLNFTYTAPPSPMLTDLKPNHGPTAGGGILTVSGVRFGSQAGSLKMGAIAIPITSWSDTLIQAILPAGQGSQSVSIIRQDGQASSNSLSFTYDVPILSSMSPNYGPTSGTTSLTLLGNNFGNGGTITIGGQEASLKANSWTHTSIECFLPVGQGTDQPVRILRSDGQQSNSLAFNYNAPTLTSLSSTTGIVTGGTSVTLNGTSFGTSAQVSFGVSSATIVSQSHTQLVAISPPGQLGLQPVRVTVVGQTSNPLNFSFTAPSPPVLTTLTPNHGPTSGGTSLTLVGSQFGSLPGQVSLNGTALSITSWLDTQVQCILIAGQGTGQSLVLTRADGLVSNPLSFSYDAPMVTQLSPASGLSTGGTSVTLTGANFGQSAQVSFGASSATVVSQSHTQLVVISPPGQVGPQAVVVSVGAQTASPRSFTYLASSIAVKVQSLDGDNGQPNNNSINPTLRLVNTGTGAISYTDLTVRYWFTAENYAGINTWIDYAQIGSNRVKMKYVRLDKPYQGADGYIEYSFDPSTGSLPSGANSGPIQSRLANQNWALFNELDDYSFQATSAYFDNVHITVYRSIAGGVPQLVWGTEPVPATPITRLVVQSENKNSTATGNQISTYLKINNVGNTSVSYGDLTMRYWFTKDGTAKLNYWIDYAELGAANVTGEFINVSPVRSGSDTYLEFGFKSSLGALNQQASTGSVQFRVAKSDWSSFNEANDYSYRPNGRAADNPLITLYYKGQLVYGTEPSSGARLAAEKETNGFQIRVLTNPTHTDQAEIEVIGVQGQRVYLTMTDWQGRLIDEQHQEAATPVERYTLNFQKGTAGLYILRVSNATESRSVKLVKVN, from the coding sequence ATGGATCATGGATCTACTTCAGGAGGTGAATCATTAACATTAACGGGGACAAATTTTGGAACATCATCCGGGAGGATCAACTTTGGTAGCCAAGCGGCTTCGATACTAAAGTGGTCGGATACCCTAGTCGTTTGTAAAGTACCAGTGGGGCAAGGCACAGCGATTCCTATTGCCGTAGAGACATCGGGCAAAGCGATCAGTAACACTCTACTGTTTAGTTATGATGCGCCTAGCCTAAGCACGATCAGTTCTGTTAGTGGTCTAACGACCGGCGGGACATCGGTTACGTTAACGGGTACCAACTTCGGTCTTTCGGCTCAGGTAAATTTTGGCAACATACCTGCTACCCTTGTTAACCAGTCGCACACGCAACTGGTGGTTATGATTCCACCAAGTCAAATAGGTCAACAACCCGTCGTCGTAAGTGTGGATAGGCAAATGTCCAACCCGCTTAATTTTACTTATATCGCTCCTCCTCCGCCTGTATTAACAGCACTTAAGCCAAACCATGGCCCGACAGCCGGAGGAACAGTTGTGACTATTACCGGATTAAGGATGGGTAGTCAGATGGGTAGTGTAACAATGGGGTCAAGTACCATGACTGTCAAAAGCTGGAGCGATACCTTGGTAAAGGGTATCCTACCAGCAGGCCAGGGGATTAACCAGTCAGTAGTTGTCACCCGCTCAGATTGGCAAGCAAGTAGTAGTTTGTCTTTTAACTATGATGTTCCAGAAATTGCCAACATCAGTCCGGCGCATGGGCCGACTAGTGGCGGAACTTCACTTACACTGACAGGATCTAATTTCGGCATGAGTGGCATAGTGACCATTGATGGAGTGGAGGCTCCTGTAGTAAGCGGTCAGTATTCCCATTCGTCTGTCGTTGTCAGTTTACCAACTGGCCAGGGAACCAATCTGTCAGTCTCGATACTAGTCGGCGGGCAGACATCGAGCAAATCCGTAACGTTCAGTTACGATGCGCCTATGCTTAACCGCCTGAGCCCTGCCAGTGGGCTAGCCACTGGGGGGACCTCTGTCACCTTGACGGGAACCAGTTTTGGCCAAGATGCGCAGGTTAGCTTTGGGAATAGTTCGGCAACGGTGATTAGTCGATCTCACACGCAGTTAGTCGTTATCAATCCACCTGGCCAGTCAGGCGCTCAATTAGTTGTTGTAACAGTGGGTGGGCAAACATCGAACTTACTAAACTTCACCTACACGGCTCCTCCTTCCCCGATGCTAACCGATCTGAAACCAAATCATGGTCCAACAGCGGGAGGGGGTATTCTGACTGTTTCGGGTGTAAGATTTGGCAGTCAGGCAGGGAGTCTGAAAATGGGCGCAATCGCCATACCTATTACCAGTTGGAGCGACACGTTAATCCAGGCTATTCTACCAGCGGGTCAAGGTAGTCAATCCGTTTCGATTATTCGCCAGGATGGGCAAGCCAGTAGCAACAGCCTCTCCTTTACGTACGATGTCCCAATCCTGTCCAGTATGAGCCCAAACTATGGGCCGACCAGTGGTACTACTTCTTTAACCTTGCTAGGTAATAATTTTGGAAACGGTGGTACGATAACAATAGGCGGGCAGGAAGCCTCACTAAAAGCTAATAGCTGGACACACACATCTATTGAGTGCTTCCTGCCAGTAGGGCAGGGTACGGACCAGCCGGTGCGCATCCTTCGTTCGGATGGACAACAAAGCAATTCGTTAGCCTTCAATTACAATGCCCCTACGCTTACCAGCCTAAGCTCGACTACTGGGATTGTAACCGGAGGTACCTCGGTCACATTGAATGGTACCAGTTTTGGTACATCGGCCCAGGTTAGTTTTGGCGTCAGCTCGGCTACGATCGTGAGTCAGTCGCACACCCAGCTCGTGGCCATCAGTCCGCCCGGCCAGCTTGGTCTTCAACCGGTGCGGGTGACGGTCGTTGGGCAAACCTCGAACCCACTTAACTTTAGTTTTACCGCTCCTTCTCCGCCTGTTCTGACCACCCTTACCCCCAATCATGGCCCTACATCGGGCGGCACTTCTTTAACCCTTGTGGGTAGTCAGTTCGGTAGCCTTCCCGGACAGGTTTCGTTAAATGGAACAGCGCTTTCGATCACTAGTTGGTTAGACACTCAAGTACAATGCATACTGATAGCCGGTCAGGGTACCGGCCAATCCCTGGTGCTTACCCGGGCTGATGGACTGGTAAGTAATCCGCTATCGTTTTCATACGATGCCCCAATGGTGACCCAACTTAGCCCGGCCAGTGGGCTTTCTACGGGAGGGACATCGGTCACCTTAACGGGAGCTAACTTTGGCCAATCGGCTCAAGTCAGTTTTGGGGCTAGCTCCGCTACTGTGGTGAGTCAATCCCATACCCAACTCGTAGTCATCAGTCCGCCCGGACAGGTAGGTCCACAAGCGGTAGTAGTTAGCGTAGGGGCACAGACTGCCAGTCCCCGCAGCTTTACTTACCTGGCCAGTAGTATAGCGGTCAAGGTACAGTCGCTGGATGGTGACAATGGCCAACCCAACAATAACTCGATTAACCCAACCCTTCGTTTGGTCAATACAGGTACCGGAGCTATTTCGTATACCGACCTGACAGTTCGCTACTGGTTCACGGCTGAAAATTATGCAGGTATTAACACCTGGATCGATTACGCACAGATCGGCTCTAACCGGGTTAAAATGAAATACGTTCGGTTGGACAAACCATACCAGGGAGCTGATGGCTATATCGAATATAGTTTTGATCCGTCCACAGGAAGTTTGCCTTCAGGAGCCAATTCAGGGCCTATCCAGTCTCGTCTAGCCAATCAAAACTGGGCGCTATTTAATGAACTAGACGACTACTCATTTCAAGCCACGAGCGCTTATTTCGACAATGTGCATATCACCGTCTATCGCAGTATAGCGGGGGGAGTGCCTCAATTGGTGTGGGGTACTGAACCCGTTCCGGCGACACCAATTACAAGACTTGTGGTACAGTCTGAAAACAAAAACAGCACGGCCACTGGCAATCAAATTAGTACGTATCTAAAAATCAACAATGTGGGCAATACATCTGTTTCATACGGTGATTTGACGATGCGTTACTGGTTTACTAAAGACGGGACTGCTAAGCTAAATTACTGGATTGATTATGCAGAACTAGGTGCGGCTAATGTAACTGGGGAATTTATAAACGTGTCTCCGGTTCGAAGTGGATCCGATACATACCTGGAGTTTGGTTTCAAGAGCAGCCTCGGAGCCCTGAATCAACAAGCCAGTACTGGAAGCGTCCAGTTTAGAGTGGCTAAATCGGATTGGTCCTCTTTTAATGAGGCCAATGACTATTCATACCGGCCTAATGGTCGTGCGGCTGACAATCCACTTATAACACTCTACTACAAAGGACAATTGGTATACGGTACTGAACCCTCATCAGGAGCCAGGTTAGCTGCTGAAAAGGAGACAAATGGATTTCAGATTAGGGTCCTGACTAATCCTACGCATACAGATCAGGCAGAAATAGAAGTGATTGGAGTACAGGGTCAGCGCGTATACCTGACGATGACCGATTGGCAGGGGCGGCTAATTGATGAACAGCATCAGGAAGCAGCTACTCCGGTAGAACGTTATACGTTGAACTTTCAAAAGGGTACTGCCGGATTGTACATACTTCGGGTGAGCAACGCAACGGAGAGTCGATCAGTCAAACTCGTAAAAGTGAATTAA
- a CDS encoding DNA/RNA non-specific endonuclease — translation MSSFFEAKHSDYTNIGFDRGHLCPSDDRDSTGEENKTTFTLTNIVPQAPQLNWQAWLRLEEYCRNLVTQGNELYIIAGTYGKGGEVDNGKVNSIASGKLTVPATLLKVIVVLPVGSDDVHRINAQTRVIAVWIGNTNTVGEQSWGLNRVSVDEVEKQTSYDLLSNVPASVQKAIEAKIDKVDLL, via the coding sequence GTGTCAAGCTTCTTTGAGGCTAAGCATAGCGACTATACCAACATTGGCTTTGATCGTGGCCATCTCTGCCCATCAGATGATCGAGATAGTACAGGGGAGGAAAACAAGACCACGTTTACCCTGACCAACATTGTACCCCAGGCTCCGCAGCTTAATTGGCAGGCTTGGTTACGGCTGGAAGAGTACTGTCGCAACCTGGTGACGCAAGGAAATGAACTCTACATTATTGCCGGAACCTATGGCAAAGGGGGTGAAGTTGATAATGGCAAGGTGAATAGCATAGCCAGCGGCAAGCTGACCGTTCCTGCTACGCTATTGAAGGTAATAGTCGTGTTACCTGTAGGTTCGGACGATGTACACCGGATCAACGCTCAGACGCGGGTTATTGCGGTCTGGATAGGCAATACAAATACCGTAGGTGAGCAGTCGTGGGGACTTAACCGGGTTAGTGTCGATGAGGTGGAGAAGCAAACAAGTTATGATTTGCTGTCGAATGTGCCAGCGAGTGTGCAGAAAGCAATTGAAGCTAAAATCGATAAGGTAGATTTATTATAA
- a CDS encoding LexA family protein yields MTKPSDSIEPIPAENIYRVDPSRRQAIPYYSSPVQAGFTSPAESYIEARLNLQDLCVKHPDMTHFVKASGESMTGAYIFPGSILIVDAMIEVRTGKIIVASVNGEWCVKRYVEKGEMIMLEPSNAKYLPIYVHPKQDHFEILGVVTFIVSEPPKYVRPR; encoded by the coding sequence ATGACTAAGCCGTCTGATTCTATTGAGCCTATTCCCGCTGAAAATATCTACCGAGTTGACCCATCTCGTAGGCAGGCGATCCCCTATTACAGTTCACCCGTTCAGGCCGGATTCACCTCGCCAGCCGAAAGCTACATCGAGGCCCGATTGAACCTTCAGGACTTATGCGTGAAGCACCCCGACATGACCCATTTTGTTAAAGCGTCCGGGGAAAGCATGACGGGGGCCTATATCTTTCCCGGATCAATATTGATTGTCGATGCCATGATTGAGGTAAGAACGGGGAAAATCATCGTGGCTAGCGTCAACGGGGAATGGTGTGTCAAGCGCTACGTAGAGAAAGGGGAAATGATCATGCTTGAACCCAGTAATGCCAAATACCTACCGATCTACGTCCATCCCAAACAGGACCATTTCGAAATACTGGGTGTAGTGACTTTTATCGTTTCTGAGCCTCCCAAGTATGTACGCCCTCGTTGA
- a CDS encoding winged helix-turn-helix domain-containing protein, with protein MASYQQTQYEVLRRRCATLHQEGWKQADIAQALGLTQGWVSRTITKYRQQGQDALTWRKPAGATAKLTNTQLAQLVEELNKGAEHHGFPGQIWTRPRVNEVIKKLFAVSYDPSQVGRILKKVGWSRQKPQRKAYQQDPQAVAQWKEERLPELKKSPN; from the coding sequence ATGGCAAGCTATCAACAGACCCAATATGAAGTCCTGCGCCGACGATGTGCCACTCTCCATCAAGAAGGCTGGAAACAGGCCGATATCGCTCAGGCCTTAGGGCTAACTCAAGGCTGGGTCAGTCGCACTATAACTAAATATCGTCAGCAAGGTCAAGATGCACTGACTTGGCGCAAACCTGCCGGGGCTACAGCTAAGCTGACTAATACGCAACTGGCTCAACTAGTTGAGGAATTGAATAAAGGAGCTGAGCATCATGGCTTTCCGGGCCAGATATGGACCCGTCCTCGCGTCAATGAGGTGATCAAAAAGTTATTTGCTGTCAGTTATGACCCCTCACAAGTAGGCCGGATTTTAAAAAAGGTGGGCTGGAGCAGACAGAAGCCGCAGCGCAAAGCCTATCAACAAGATCCTCAAGCGGTTGCCCAATGGAAAGAAGAACGCTTACCCGAACTCAAAAAAAGCCCAAATTGA
- a CDS encoding IS630 family transposase: MDESACYLLPMLANTWAPRGQTPILVEQAGRAHLSLIAAIAPNGRIYVAGQDQPFTGEDIVWFLTMLCGRYRKRNMLVIWDGAAIHRSEAVKAFLKARPNRVHLERLPAYSPELNPVELIWSYLKGQLKNQVFTNLDELTIAIREQIKHLQANHELVKAFFNKEEIAFITN, from the coding sequence GTGGATGAATCGGCTTGTTATTTGTTACCCATGCTGGCTAACACATGGGCCCCTCGGGGGCAAACACCGATATTAGTTGAGCAAGCGGGACGGGCTCATCTAAGTTTGATCGCTGCTATTGCGCCTAACGGTCGTATCTATGTAGCGGGGCAAGACCAGCCGTTTACGGGTGAAGATATTGTCTGGTTCCTCACTATGCTGTGCGGGCGTTATCGCAAACGAAATATGCTGGTGATCTGGGATGGGGCTGCCATCCACCGCAGCGAGGCCGTCAAAGCTTTTTTGAAAGCACGTCCAAACCGAGTTCATTTAGAGCGTTTACCGGCTTACAGCCCAGAGCTGAATCCAGTAGAACTGATCTGGAGCTACCTGAAAGGTCAGTTAAAGAATCAGGTGTTCACTAATTTAGATGAGCTAACAATTGCGATTCGTGAACAAATTAAACATCTACAAGCCAATCATGAGTTAGTTAAGGCTTTTTTCAACAAAGAGGAAATAGCCTTCATTACAAACTAA